Proteins from one Cardinium endosymbiont of Culicoides punctatus genomic window:
- the murB gene encoding UDP-N-acetylmuramate dehydrogenase encodes MHIIKDYSLQKLNSLGVASLASHYISLNTFGEIAHLCKVLDLPKTHFYILGGGTNTLFTGNFPGYIIQVKLTGIEVLKETIHGILVKAAAGVNWHDLVLFCVNRGYGGIENLSLIPGTVGGAPLQNIGAYGVELKDIIYTVEAIELATGKKRFFSPYDCEFGYRTSAFKTKFYNQYLITGIVVKLHREKRFSLEYMDILETLETMGVDKPSFKSISDAIIMIRKRKLPDPAVLGNAGSFFKNPLISIEQYNLLKKKYPKIVSFRTDNELIKKISAAWLIEEAGFKGYRKGNVGVHKSHALILVNYGEATGKEIVNLANLIKDKVANMFNIVLVSEVNIINEVVA; translated from the coding sequence ATGCATATTATTAAAGACTATTCTTTACAAAAACTTAATAGTTTAGGTGTAGCATCCTTAGCAAGCCATTATATTTCATTGAATACATTTGGAGAAATAGCGCATTTGTGTAAAGTCTTGGATTTGCCTAAAACACATTTCTATATTTTAGGTGGAGGAACAAATACATTATTTACCGGGAATTTTCCTGGTTATATTATTCAGGTAAAATTAACAGGTATTGAAGTATTAAAAGAAACAATACATGGTATACTGGTAAAGGCAGCTGCAGGTGTAAATTGGCATGATTTGGTTCTATTTTGTGTAAATAGGGGTTATGGTGGTATAGAAAATTTGTCACTGATTCCAGGAACAGTAGGAGGAGCACCATTACAAAATATAGGAGCTTATGGTGTAGAACTGAAAGATATCATTTATACAGTTGAAGCCATTGAATTAGCTACTGGAAAAAAAAGGTTTTTTTCTCCATATGATTGTGAATTTGGTTATAGAACCAGTGCTTTTAAAACAAAATTTTATAATCAGTATTTGATCACAGGAATTGTTGTAAAGTTACACAGGGAGAAGAGGTTTTCCCTAGAGTATATGGATATCCTAGAAACATTGGAAACAATGGGGGTAGATAAGCCCTCATTTAAATCGATCAGTGATGCAATTATTATGATTAGAAAAAGGAAATTACCTGATCCTGCTGTTTTAGGTAATGCGGGTAGTTTTTTTAAAAATCCATTAATTTCTATAGAACAATATAATCTACTCAAGAAAAAATATCCAAAAATAGTTTCGTTTAGAACGGATAACGAGCTTATTAAAAAAATTTCAGCTGCTTGGCTTATAGAAGAGGCTGGATTTAAAGGTTATCGGAAAGGTAATGTAGGCGTTCATAAGTCACATGCCCTTATACTGGTTAACTATGGAGAAGCTACTGGTAAAGAAATTGTCAATTTAGCAAATCTTATCAAAGATAAAGTAGCCAATATGTTTAATATAGTTTTAGTGTCAGAGGTGAATATTATAAATGAGGTAGTTGCCTAG
- a CDS encoding lysophospholipid acyltransferase family protein, with the protein MHFSWIVFYLLSLLPMRVLYFFSDICFMILYHIVAYRKKIVEQNLSNTFTTKTIPERIQIAKDFYSHLCDLLFEHIKALTISPNALLQHVSVQHTESMESFYKQGKSIILVSGHFGNWEWIANALALQTSYIIYSVYQELKNKSIDRLVINLRTRFKRKVIKNTSLIRHFAMDKETPQAIAMLIDQAPEYKKNNHWTTFLSQPTAIMLTAAKLAKKYNQPIFYVSIHKIARGVYQATPVLLVEDPNSFSTEEIAELYTRKLEEDILNNPELWLWSHRRWKK; encoded by the coding sequence ATGCATTTTTCATGGATTGTATTTTACCTACTCTCTTTATTACCAATGAGGGTATTATATTTTTTTTCAGACATCTGCTTTATGATTTTATACCATATAGTAGCTTATAGAAAGAAAATAGTCGAGCAAAATCTAAGTAATACTTTTACAACAAAGACTATTCCAGAACGAATCCAAATAGCAAAGGATTTTTATAGTCATTTATGTGATCTACTCTTTGAGCACATCAAAGCTTTAACCATCTCACCTAATGCGTTACTTCAGCATGTTTCTGTTCAACATACAGAGAGCATGGAATCATTTTACAAACAAGGAAAATCCATTATACTTGTTTCTGGACACTTTGGAAATTGGGAATGGATAGCCAACGCACTTGCATTACAAACATCATATATTATATATTCTGTTTATCAAGAATTAAAAAATAAATCGATAGATAGATTAGTAATAAACCTGAGAACACGGTTCAAACGAAAGGTCATTAAAAATACTTCTCTAATCAGGCATTTTGCTATGGACAAAGAAACCCCTCAGGCCATAGCTATGTTAATAGACCAAGCTCCAGAGTATAAAAAAAACAACCACTGGACTACCTTTTTATCTCAGCCTACAGCTATCATGCTAACTGCAGCAAAATTAGCAAAAAAATACAACCAACCTATTTTTTATGTTAGCATACATAAAATAGCAAGGGGAGTATACCAAGCTACTCCTGTACTTCTTGTGGAAGACCCAAATAGCTTCTCTACCGAAGAAATTGCAGAGCTATATACTAGAAAACTGGAAGAAGATATTCTAAATAACCCTGAATTATGGCTTTGGTCTCATAGAAGGTGGAAAAAATAA